The following are encoded in a window of Roseimicrobium gellanilyticum genomic DNA:
- a CDS encoding O-antigen ligase family protein, whose protein sequence is MSLCYVLRPPSRSINRVLLGFLFAVPLLALLAFLPLSKTSVPFWRTALETEHGIALGGLVTPQPWITFEGWVALVLGIIWLIYCLGQNFKRQEIRVAIQFFALVIAILAVIAIGLFWFKREIPLWRGEWAQFAYFGPFPNRNHFGGLVAIGAVLGFAATFDAFQRKNPVMGCLYALGVVPMFVAMLLNTSRMGVLLFFAGLGLWMALANSKKYTRAWIAVALSILLILASGFIIFGSRILDRFHIGDGSIANIISSEGRIGIYLDTLRMINLSPWAGVGLGNFDPVFSMTRESIDTESRAIHPESDWLWLASEAGVPCILSSLVAAIILTFAYGPWGSRRIASSRGRRLGVTVGVAALIYPAQSLVDTPLHGIGPATFTALLIGLAGNRRLPDVEPTAKKTSALWPGLGIAICALGASLLVASLTGSAITPQEKFDQLANDAAFLKRSGDRAAALQTWNKAASIKPLQWNLYFERASLKLELGYSSQEALADFSRARYLEQTFGRMCMREAELWFLYDPPYGIPALREAILRDSTRAYGFYHWGITQMTTHPEVRQAMRSLATTPGLQFLYLSASTGTEFDSALKEFLVKHPTLEGLKPADRLRLFQLWYERGDPAEVLQRLEDNAEWRRDGWPVVAEHRAKQGDFEGAYTLAHVHLPKPSLRPLSGDQPTETLRRLFLLNPQDPLAGLELYWAQKAAGDFKGAQATLREVSVLKQVPPGVFWELAEVLAETGDYLHAWSALQEYARKLAPPP, encoded by the coding sequence ATGTCACTCTGTTATGTGCTGCGTCCGCCCTCTCGCTCCATCAACCGCGTGTTGCTTGGCTTTCTGTTCGCAGTTCCACTACTGGCCCTGCTGGCATTCCTCCCTCTCTCCAAAACGTCCGTGCCCTTCTGGCGCACCGCCCTTGAGACCGAACACGGCATCGCTCTGGGAGGACTGGTGACACCCCAGCCGTGGATCACTTTCGAAGGCTGGGTAGCCCTCGTGTTGGGTATCATCTGGTTGATCTACTGTCTGGGCCAGAATTTCAAACGCCAGGAGATTCGTGTCGCCATCCAGTTCTTTGCGCTCGTCATTGCCATTCTGGCGGTCATCGCCATAGGCCTGTTCTGGTTCAAGAGGGAAATACCGCTGTGGCGTGGTGAGTGGGCCCAGTTTGCCTACTTTGGCCCGTTCCCCAATCGGAATCACTTCGGTGGTCTCGTTGCCATAGGCGCCGTGCTGGGCTTTGCGGCCACGTTTGATGCATTCCAAAGGAAGAATCCCGTCATGGGATGCCTGTACGCGCTGGGCGTAGTTCCCATGTTTGTGGCCATGTTGCTCAACACTTCTCGCATGGGTGTCCTCCTCTTCTTTGCAGGACTCGGCCTGTGGATGGCCTTGGCAAACTCTAAGAAATACACCAGAGCCTGGATTGCGGTAGCCCTCTCCATCCTGCTGATCCTGGCATCTGGATTCATTATCTTCGGCAGCCGGATACTGGATCGTTTTCACATTGGCGACGGCTCCATCGCCAATATCATCTCCTCAGAGGGGCGGATTGGAATCTATCTGGACACGCTCCGGATGATTAACCTGTCGCCATGGGCAGGCGTGGGTCTTGGCAACTTCGACCCGGTATTTTCCATGACGCGAGAGTCCATCGATACGGAAAGCCGCGCCATCCACCCCGAGAGCGACTGGCTCTGGCTCGCATCTGAGGCGGGTGTCCCATGCATTCTATCTTCCCTGGTCGCGGCCATCATATTGACGTTCGCCTATGGACCTTGGGGTAGTCGCCGGATCGCGTCGAGCCGTGGCAGGCGTTTGGGCGTCACTGTAGGTGTGGCAGCGCTCATCTACCCGGCGCAGTCACTGGTGGATACACCGCTTCACGGCATCGGCCCGGCGACTTTCACCGCACTACTCATTGGACTTGCCGGCAACCGCCGCCTTCCAGATGTTGAGCCAACCGCAAAAAAGACATCCGCCCTCTGGCCCGGACTGGGCATCGCAATCTGCGCCCTCGGCGCATCCCTGCTGGTGGCGAGTCTGACCGGCTCGGCCATCACTCCCCAAGAGAAGTTTGACCAACTCGCCAACGATGCCGCCTTTTTGAAGAGGTCTGGCGACCGCGCTGCCGCTCTCCAAACATGGAATAAAGCAGCTTCAATCAAACCCCTGCAGTGGAATCTCTATTTCGAGCGAGCTTCGCTAAAACTTGAGCTTGGCTATTCCTCCCAAGAAGCTCTTGCTGATTTCTCCCGCGCTCGTTATCTGGAGCAGACCTTCGGGCGCATGTGCATGCGCGAGGCGGAACTTTGGTTCCTATATGACCCTCCCTACGGCATTCCAGCCCTCCGTGAGGCCATACTTCGTGACTCCACCCGGGCATATGGGTTTTATCATTGGGGAATTACGCAGATGACAACCCATCCGGAGGTTCGTCAGGCCATGCGTTCGCTCGCGACTACACCGGGCCTGCAGTTTCTCTACTTGTCTGCTTCTACTGGTACCGAGTTCGACTCCGCATTGAAGGAGTTTCTTGTGAAGCACCCTACGCTTGAAGGGTTGAAGCCGGCGGACCGGCTCAGGTTGTTCCAACTCTGGTATGAGCGTGGCGACCCCGCGGAAGTGCTCCAGCGCCTGGAAGACAATGCCGAGTGGCGGCGTGATGGATGGCCTGTGGTGGCTGAGCATCGCGCGAAGCAGGGGGACTTTGAGGGTGCCTACACCCTTGCCCATGTGCACCTGCCCAAGCCGTCGCTCCGACCTTTGAGCGGTGATCAACCCACGGAAACTCTGCGACGACTCTTTTTGCTCAATCCCCAAGATCCCCTGGCCGGTCTCGAACTCTACTGGGCTCAAAAGGCGGCGGGCGATTTCAAAGGTGCCCAGGCTACACTACGCGAGGTGTCCGTTCTAAAACAGGTCCCTCCAGGGGTCTTCTGGGAACTGGCGGAAGTGCTCGCCGAGACCGGTGACTACCTTCATGCCTGGAGCGCACTTCAGGAGTATGCTCGTAAGCTCGCGCCGCCTCCCTGA
- the coaE gene encoding dephospho-CoA kinase (Dephospho-CoA kinase (CoaE) performs the final step in coenzyme A biosynthesis.) yields the protein MKTWIVTGGAASGKSTFARLLDEQADSAVLFSSDGVVHELLGRPEVVEKLAGAFGPEIVGAKGAIDRGKLREIVFKDGNEERRKALEAILHPLVREELGKLREDAGAKKAQLLIAEVPLFYESAYDYQADLVIVVAVGNSVQMERLTGQRGLDKATAERICAAQWPLSRKLDAADKVIWNEGSAELLKLQAQLLLQQLDTENGK from the coding sequence ATGAAAACCTGGATTGTTACCGGAGGAGCGGCCTCCGGAAAATCGACCTTCGCCCGACTGTTGGATGAGCAGGCAGACTCAGCCGTCCTTTTCAGCAGCGACGGGGTAGTGCATGAACTTCTTGGACGGCCCGAGGTGGTGGAAAAGCTGGCTGGCGCATTTGGTCCCGAAATTGTGGGGGCGAAAGGAGCGATCGATCGCGGCAAACTCCGAGAAATCGTCTTCAAGGACGGCAACGAGGAGCGGCGAAAGGCGTTGGAAGCGATTCTGCACCCGCTGGTGCGGGAAGAGCTGGGGAAGCTACGGGAGGATGCTGGGGCCAAAAAGGCACAACTTTTGATTGCGGAAGTCCCCTTGTTCTACGAATCTGCCTATGACTATCAGGCTGATCTGGTCATCGTGGTTGCTGTTGGCAACTCGGTACAGATGGAACGGCTGACAGGCCAGCGCGGCTTGGACAAGGCGACTGCCGAACGCATTTGCGCTGCCCAGTGGCCGCTCTCCCGTAAACTGGACGCAGCCGACAAAGTGATTTGGAACGAAGGTTCCGCCGAACTTCTAAAGCTTCAAGCCCAGTTACTTCTGCAACAACTCGATACCGAAAATGGTAAGTGA
- a CDS encoding sigma-54-dependent transcriptional regulator produces MAKVVITDDEAAILDLITKFCRGQGHEAIPCQTGSQGLAAIREHKPELLIVDLRIGETDGMDVIKQCRHESPSTAIIMITGHGSVETAVEAMRLGAFDYLTKPFELPDLKRTMDQALGGKGITVPVTAATSNLPQSSKIIGGSGVIQRILGIIHRVADNDSPVLLEGEFGVGKQLLARALHEASSRNGGPFKAIQCSALPPDLLEAELFGHGSPQNSIFTRTRGGTIHLGEIDHLPMRIQAQLNAYLEHAQPGMNGGSGLPCRLVTSTTAHLEDAIREGKFREDLYYKISVVPIVVPPLRERREDIPLLVEHFLREHALRVGGTMKKMEHYAQEFLERYPWPGNISELRNSVERAIAMAEGSTIKPADLPSKVTQKIEATTETTAVSSEPRTRLPIGSTLDDFVRSQEKLFINETLKFNNGSREKTASMLGISIATLYRKMELNVERRTTT; encoded by the coding sequence ATGGCAAAAGTGGTAATCACCGATGACGAAGCGGCCATTCTTGATCTGATCACCAAGTTTTGCCGTGGTCAGGGACATGAGGCCATCCCCTGCCAGACCGGCTCACAAGGTCTGGCAGCCATTCGCGAACACAAGCCGGAGCTTCTAATCGTGGATCTGCGGATCGGCGAAACAGACGGCATGGACGTGATCAAGCAGTGCCGCCACGAGTCCCCCAGCACCGCCATCATCATGATCACGGGCCACGGCAGCGTGGAAACCGCGGTCGAGGCCATGCGCCTCGGTGCCTTTGACTACCTGACCAAGCCCTTCGAGCTGCCGGACCTGAAGCGCACCATGGACCAGGCGTTGGGCGGAAAGGGCATTACGGTTCCAGTCACCGCGGCAACATCCAATCTCCCCCAAAGCTCCAAGATCATTGGAGGCAGTGGCGTCATCCAGCGGATCCTCGGCATCATCCATCGCGTTGCCGACAACGACAGCCCGGTACTCCTTGAGGGTGAATTCGGGGTTGGAAAACAACTGCTCGCCCGGGCGCTTCATGAGGCCAGCAGCCGCAACGGAGGACCTTTCAAGGCCATTCAATGCAGTGCCCTTCCACCCGATCTGCTGGAGGCAGAGCTCTTCGGTCATGGCAGCCCGCAGAACAGCATCTTCACACGCACCCGGGGAGGGACCATTCACCTCGGCGAAATCGATCACCTGCCCATGCGCATTCAGGCGCAATTGAACGCGTATTTGGAGCACGCACAGCCGGGCATGAACGGCGGCTCCGGTCTCCCCTGCAGGCTCGTGACCTCCACCACCGCCCATCTCGAGGACGCCATTCGCGAAGGGAAATTCCGCGAGGATCTCTACTACAAGATCTCCGTGGTGCCGATCGTCGTGCCACCGCTTCGTGAGCGCCGTGAGGACATTCCCCTGCTGGTGGAGCATTTCCTCCGGGAGCACGCCCTGCGTGTGGGAGGCACCATGAAGAAGATGGAGCACTACGCGCAAGAGTTCCTTGAGCGCTATCCGTGGCCGGGAAATATCAGCGAGCTGCGCAACTCCGTGGAACGTGCCATCGCCATGGCCGAAGGCAGCACCATCAAGCCCGCCGACCTGCCATCCAAGGTCACTCAAAAGATCGAAGCGACGACTGAGACAACCGCGGTCTCCTCCGAACCTCGCACGCGTCTTCCCATCGGCAGCACGCTGGACGACTTCGTTCGTTCCCAAGAAAAGCTCTTCATCAACGAGACGCTGAAGTTCAACAACGGCTCTCGTGAGAAGACTGCCAGCATGCTCGGCATCAGCATCGCCACGCTCTATCGCAAGATGGAGCTCAATGTCGAACGCCGCACGACAACCTAG
- the rho gene encoding transcription termination factor Rho — MVSEDIKDSPEGAPAVAATSPEAVTENTSPTPTAAVPVQEESPNPGTKPASPPQGQGPQANTAVKAELPFPEEASVNEMQEMSIGALQTLAASVGWRVNGSRTKHQLIAELTAWLLQHGTKVQVEGFLEMQQESYGLLRYPKHSFTPLPEDIFVPIFVIRKFGFRPGQLLKGNLKVPTSKEKYLAIERITEVEGRNIDEWQTPADFEKLTATFPSERIILEQAKSPSVSSRVVDLIAPLGKGQRALIVASPRSGKTMLLKDIARSIKANHSEISLIILLLDERPEEVTDFEESVDAEIFSSTFDEAPKRHSQVAELVLERAKRLVELGRDVVILLDSITRLARGYNAMQGGKGRTMSGGLDAKALMKPKKFFGAARKVDEGGSLTIVATALTETESRMDEVIFEEFKGTGNMEVSLDREISERRIFPSIHVLKSGTRRDDLLYHPDEFKRIAIIRKQLASVPAYEALELLIKNIERSKSNAELLLSGLR, encoded by the coding sequence ATGGTAAGTGAAGACATCAAGGATTCCCCTGAGGGAGCGCCCGCTGTGGCGGCAACCTCGCCGGAGGCGGTGACCGAAAATACCAGCCCCACCCCGACTGCGGCAGTCCCTGTACAGGAGGAGTCTCCGAATCCTGGAACAAAGCCCGCTTCGCCCCCCCAAGGACAGGGCCCCCAGGCCAATACTGCGGTGAAAGCTGAGCTTCCTTTCCCCGAGGAAGCATCCGTGAATGAGATGCAGGAGATGAGCATTGGGGCATTGCAGACCCTGGCTGCCAGCGTCGGTTGGAGGGTGAACGGCAGCCGTACAAAGCACCAGCTCATTGCCGAGCTCACCGCTTGGCTCCTGCAGCATGGGACCAAAGTCCAGGTCGAGGGCTTCCTTGAGATGCAGCAGGAGAGCTACGGCCTTCTGCGCTATCCGAAGCATAGCTTTACCCCGCTTCCGGAAGACATTTTTGTGCCCATTTTTGTGATCCGGAAGTTTGGCTTCCGTCCCGGACAGCTTCTGAAGGGCAATCTGAAGGTGCCCACCAGCAAGGAAAAATACCTGGCCATCGAGCGGATCACCGAGGTGGAGGGACGCAACATTGACGAGTGGCAGACGCCTGCAGATTTCGAGAAGCTCACGGCCACATTTCCTTCCGAGCGCATCATCCTGGAACAGGCAAAAAGTCCCAGTGTGAGCAGCCGGGTCGTGGATTTGATTGCCCCCTTGGGCAAGGGTCAACGCGCACTCATTGTGGCGTCGCCCCGTTCAGGCAAGACCATGCTTCTGAAGGACATTGCCAGGTCCATCAAGGCCAACCACTCCGAGATCTCCCTCATCATTCTGCTACTGGACGAGCGTCCGGAAGAAGTGACGGACTTCGAAGAGAGCGTGGACGCCGAGATTTTCAGCTCCACCTTTGACGAAGCGCCCAAGCGACATTCGCAGGTTGCTGAGCTGGTCCTGGAGCGTGCCAAGAGGCTCGTGGAATTGGGCCGGGATGTAGTCATCCTGCTGGATAGCATTACCCGCCTCGCGCGAGGCTACAACGCGATGCAAGGTGGCAAGGGCCGTACCATGTCCGGTGGTCTTGATGCCAAGGCGCTCATGAAGCCCAAGAAGTTCTTTGGTGCAGCACGCAAGGTGGATGAAGGCGGTTCGCTGACCATCGTCGCCACGGCGCTGACAGAGACTGAAAGCCGCATGGACGAGGTGATCTTTGAGGAATTCAAGGGCACCGGCAACATGGAAGTGAGCCTGGACCGCGAGATCTCCGAACGCCGCATCTTCCCTTCCATTCATGTGCTCAAGTCTGGTACACGTCGTGATGACCTGCTGTACCACCCAGATGAGTTCAAGCGCATCGCAATCATCCGCAAGCAGCTTGCGAGCGTGCCGGCGTATGAGGCGCTGGAACTGCTCATCAAAAACATCGAGCGCAGCAAGAGCAATGCGGAGCTGCTGCTTTCAGGTCTGCGTTGA
- a CDS encoding ribonuclease D: MEPASIPPASFRWIDTDEDLAALTSTLSAKLDRGEFTRTFLDTEADSLHHYTEKLCLLQLAAGGEYFLIDPLKCGNLPLLFAVLDRSELWLHGADYDLTLLKRQCAWTPHRVHDTQIAARLTGHRAFGLAALVQHYCDIALCKSSQKADWSQRPLPEKMQAYAVDDVRYLGILVERLLAELDTGKRLPWFEQSCESLRQDVLGRTEKDRTDAWRISGSGNLRPKGLAMLKELWWWRDTTASEKDVPPFKVLNNQQLINLALEFQEEGKTTHPPRWRPKWRETFTAAVHRVRQSDPDTWPQRLKRNQRRSTDEERARIEQLCALREAKAGKLGIEPSLLGSRDTLTDMVLKGGTNGSEALMPWQKEVLGLE, from the coding sequence ATGGAACCTGCATCCATCCCGCCCGCAAGTTTTCGATGGATTGATACTGATGAAGACCTGGCAGCGTTGACCAGTACCCTGTCTGCAAAGCTGGACCGCGGTGAATTTACGCGCACTTTTTTGGATACGGAGGCGGATTCGCTCCATCACTACACGGAGAAACTCTGTCTGCTTCAGCTTGCGGCCGGTGGAGAGTATTTCCTGATTGATCCGCTGAAATGCGGGAATCTTCCGCTGCTCTTTGCAGTGCTGGACCGCTCGGAGCTCTGGCTCCATGGCGCGGACTACGACCTTACACTGTTGAAGCGGCAATGTGCCTGGACGCCCCACCGGGTGCATGATACGCAGATTGCCGCGCGCCTCACCGGTCACCGCGCTTTCGGTCTTGCCGCACTGGTGCAGCACTATTGCGACATCGCCCTCTGCAAGAGCTCACAGAAGGCCGACTGGTCACAGCGTCCGCTTCCTGAGAAGATGCAGGCCTATGCAGTCGATGATGTGAGGTATCTGGGCATTCTGGTAGAGCGTCTTCTCGCGGAGTTGGACACCGGCAAGCGGCTCCCCTGGTTTGAGCAGAGTTGCGAATCGCTCCGGCAGGATGTCCTGGGGCGTACGGAGAAAGATCGCACCGATGCGTGGAGAATCAGTGGCTCGGGGAACCTCAGGCCAAAGGGGCTCGCCATGCTCAAGGAACTATGGTGGTGGCGCGACACGACCGCGAGCGAGAAGGATGTACCCCCCTTCAAGGTGCTGAACAACCAACAGCTGATCAATCTGGCGCTGGAGTTTCAGGAGGAGGGGAAAACCACGCATCCTCCGCGCTGGCGCCCCAAGTGGCGCGAGACATTCACAGCGGCTGTGCACCGGGTACGTCAGTCTGATCCAGACACCTGGCCGCAGAGACTGAAACGGAATCAGCGACGCAGCACTGATGAAGAGCGTGCTCGCATAGAGCAGCTGTGCGCGTTGCGTGAGGCGAAGGCGGGCAAACTTGGGATCGAGCCATCGTTGCTTGGCTCCCGCGACACGCTCACGGACATGGTTCTGAAGGGAGGAACCAATGGCTCCGAGGCATTGATGCCCTGGCAGAAAGAAGTGCTGGGTCTCGAGTGA
- a CDS encoding Amuc_1098 family type IV pilus outer membrane protein → MKQTAFLALAVAMPYTAVVAGPAGSGNVSSIAEREMARRMQRVADARAAIDKGDLLMKDKDCEGALNEYRTAIELLPIAAMTQQIRDEVNAKYCEAAVCLAGERAKNGRYDDARALLNDALARHPDCEKAEVLLERLADPERYEPALTPGHVQRVKDVEKGLQMGWSYYNLGNFDSANKSFQDVLRKDPYNKAARRGMEATEQQRADYFDTARDHTRIKMLNEVNRGWEDPVPVNLGAGAGAEYGTTTSPGAYYVDKMSKIIFPTVQFAGASVEEAVEFLRIKSKDYDNIERDPAKKGVNLIIKPGAAPSTATISLDLKDVPMSEALRYITELGGMKYKVEPFAVVVVPISDVGTEMYTRTFKVPPTFLSGIEGGAAAAPAAPADPFAPAGGAPAGGITGRPTALDVLKAQGIPFPEGASATFIPATSQLIVRNTQPSLDLVESYVDQIINTAPRQIYITAKFVEVSQKNTDELGFDWLLGPFGMGDRVFGSGGTVGNSASGAVSGTDFPFTYPGTGTPPVGINPITRGNRSGSIAITPDSIDGLLNAQTLASTLAPGMFAVSGVFTDPQFQVVVRALSQKKGVDLMSAPSVTTRSGQRATVEVIREFIYPTEFDPPQIPQTVGATTGTSLTGASGASTFPVTPTTPTAFEMRPVGVRMEVDPVIGPDGYTIDLNLAPEVTEFEGFINYGSPISTASVDALGNPTTLVLTENRIEQPIFSTRKVTTAVTVWDGQTVAMGGLIREDVQDVEDKVPILGDIPILGRLFQSKAEDHFKRNLMVFVTANLIDPSGERIRKPVVEVEPEIEATPLLPPPPPTTQAPPLPMNQ, encoded by the coding sequence ATGAAGCAGACCGCGTTTCTAGCCCTCGCAGTTGCCATGCCGTATACAGCGGTTGTCGCAGGGCCAGCCGGTTCGGGAAATGTCTCCAGCATTGCGGAGCGTGAAATGGCCCGTCGCATGCAGCGCGTGGCTGATGCCCGCGCCGCGATCGACAAAGGGGACCTGCTCATGAAGGACAAGGATTGCGAAGGTGCACTCAATGAGTACCGCACTGCAATTGAGTTGCTTCCTATCGCCGCGATGACGCAGCAGATTCGCGATGAGGTCAATGCGAAGTACTGTGAAGCCGCTGTGTGCCTCGCTGGAGAGCGTGCGAAGAATGGCCGCTACGATGACGCCCGCGCCCTTCTGAATGATGCCCTGGCCCGTCACCCCGACTGCGAAAAGGCGGAAGTGCTCCTTGAGCGCCTTGCGGATCCCGAGCGTTACGAGCCTGCGCTGACCCCTGGTCACGTGCAGCGTGTGAAGGACGTGGAAAAAGGCCTACAGATGGGCTGGAGCTACTACAATTTGGGCAACTTCGACTCGGCGAACAAGTCCTTCCAGGACGTGCTGCGCAAGGACCCCTACAACAAAGCCGCTCGTCGTGGCATGGAAGCCACCGAGCAGCAGCGCGCGGACTACTTTGATACCGCCCGCGATCATACCCGTATCAAGATGCTCAACGAAGTGAACCGTGGCTGGGAAGATCCTGTGCCGGTGAACTTGGGAGCTGGAGCCGGTGCAGAGTACGGCACGACCACTTCTCCTGGTGCCTACTATGTGGACAAGATGTCCAAGATCATCTTCCCGACGGTGCAGTTCGCCGGCGCCAGCGTGGAAGAAGCTGTCGAATTCCTGCGCATCAAGAGCAAGGACTACGACAATATCGAGCGTGACCCAGCCAAGAAGGGCGTGAACCTCATCATCAAGCCCGGTGCTGCGCCCTCCACGGCCACCATCAGCCTTGACCTCAAGGATGTGCCCATGTCCGAAGCTCTCCGTTACATCACGGAGTTGGGTGGCATGAAGTACAAGGTGGAGCCCTTCGCCGTCGTGGTGGTCCCCATCTCTGACGTGGGTACTGAAATGTACACCCGCACCTTCAAGGTGCCGCCGACCTTCCTCAGTGGTATTGAAGGTGGTGCCGCCGCCGCTCCTGCCGCCCCTGCGGATCCCTTTGCTCCCGCTGGTGGCGCTCCCGCAGGTGGCATTACCGGTCGTCCCACGGCTTTGGATGTTCTGAAGGCCCAGGGCATTCCCTTCCCAGAAGGCGCTTCCGCCACCTTCATTCCGGCGACCTCGCAGCTCATTGTGCGTAACACCCAGCCCAGCTTGGACTTGGTGGAAAGCTACGTGGATCAGATCATCAACACGGCTCCCCGCCAGATCTACATCACTGCGAAGTTCGTGGAAGTCAGCCAGAAGAATACCGATGAGCTGGGTTTTGACTGGCTGCTCGGTCCCTTCGGCATGGGCGACCGCGTGTTCGGCTCCGGTGGTACGGTGGGTAACTCCGCTTCCGGTGCTGTGAGCGGTACGGACTTCCCGTTCACCTATCCTGGCACGGGTACGCCTCCGGTGGGCATCAACCCGATCACCCGCGGTAATCGCAGTGGTTCCATTGCCATCACGCCCGACTCCATCGACGGTCTGCTCAATGCGCAGACTCTTGCGTCGACCTTGGCTCCTGGTATGTTCGCAGTGTCCGGTGTCTTCACCGACCCGCAGTTCCAGGTGGTGGTTCGTGCGCTGAGTCAGAAGAAGGGTGTGGACCTCATGAGCGCCCCGAGTGTGACGACCCGTTCCGGCCAACGTGCCACCGTGGAAGTCATTCGCGAATTCATCTACCCTACCGAGTTCGATCCGCCCCAGATTCCCCAGACGGTGGGTGCTACCACTGGCACGTCTTTGACGGGTGCCTCCGGTGCTTCCACCTTCCCGGTGACGCCGACCACCCCGACCGCGTTCGAAATGCGTCCGGTGGGTGTCCGCATGGAAGTCGACCCGGTGATTGGTCCTGATGGCTACACCATCGACCTCAACTTGGCTCCTGAAGTGACCGAGTTCGAAGGGTTCATCAACTACGGCAGCCCCATCAGCACCGCTTCGGTGGACGCTCTGGGCAACCCGACGACCCTCGTACTTACGGAAAACCGCATTGAGCAGCCCATCTTCTCCACCCGCAAGGTGACCACGGCCGTGACGGTCTGGGACGGCCAGACGGTAGCCATGGGCGGCCTCATCCGCGAAGACGTACAGGACGTGGAAGACAAGGTGCCGATCCTCGGTGACATCCCGATTCTGGGCCGTCTCTTCCAGTCCAAGGCGGAAGACCACTTCAAGCGCAACCTCATGGTGTTCGTCACGGCGAACCTGATCGACCCGTCCGGCGAGCGCATCCGCAAGCCTGTCGTGGAAGTGGAGCCTGAGATCGAAGCGACTCCGCTTCTGCCTCCGCCTCCTCCCACGACGCAGGCTCCGCCCCTTCCCATGAATCAGTAA
- a CDS encoding MraY family glycosyltransferase, which translates to MYRYPSLVNVGILLGALLLSAFCTWLLVRYRGSWGLDTPDQNRKFHEKPIPRLGGLGIFVTLVAGFLVMECRFPSFLERWAPVIISNCIIFAIGFADDIRPLGARLKLLGQLGTGTILYALGVSIDELSNPFGEGHFVLGWWSFPVTLVWFISVPNIVNLIDGMDGLATGFGLFLCITLAFVGHYSGKPEVVTVSMIMGGALAGFLIFNFPPARIFLGDGGAYLLGFFIASVTVFTSSKGSVIAALLVVIVALGVPILDTLFAIIRRALMGVPLFRADAEHIHHRLILLGFSKARALIAIYSVCLVLSIVGMSIFWSKGLSLPIAGAALAILALAAARYLGYVRSWRDVRAQFNEALSRRRDMLYAQAYGRVLEWEAERCKDPEEFLSLLALCIERLGLKRHAEADFESVNLSLVTGLVCVIHVPKSAQARVRWTAVAENLIPSLNRATERWGAIQGLVFASPASAPPQSASPTQQESCR; encoded by the coding sequence ATGTACCGCTACCCGTCGCTTGTTAACGTTGGCATCTTGTTGGGAGCGCTCCTGCTCAGCGCATTTTGCACGTGGTTGCTGGTTCGCTATCGGGGAAGCTGGGGGCTCGATACTCCCGATCAAAATCGAAAATTCCATGAGAAGCCCATTCCAAGACTCGGCGGACTTGGGATCTTCGTCACGCTCGTGGCAGGTTTTCTGGTGATGGAATGCCGTTTCCCGAGCTTTCTGGAACGCTGGGCACCAGTCATCATCTCCAACTGCATCATTTTCGCGATCGGTTTTGCCGACGACATACGCCCGCTGGGCGCGAGGTTGAAATTGCTGGGGCAGCTCGGCACCGGGACCATCCTCTATGCCCTCGGAGTTTCTATCGATGAACTTTCCAATCCCTTCGGCGAGGGGCATTTCGTCCTTGGATGGTGGAGCTTCCCCGTAACACTTGTCTGGTTCATCTCCGTGCCCAACATCGTGAACCTGATCGATGGCATGGACGGTCTGGCGACAGGATTCGGTCTATTCCTCTGCATCACGCTCGCGTTTGTCGGCCACTATTCCGGCAAGCCAGAAGTCGTGACCGTCTCAATGATCATGGGCGGTGCATTGGCCGGCTTTCTCATCTTCAATTTTCCTCCGGCACGCATCTTTCTTGGAGATGGCGGAGCCTATCTTTTGGGATTCTTTATCGCGTCGGTCACAGTATTCACTTCCAGCAAGGGATCCGTGATCGCCGCTTTGTTGGTGGTGATTGTGGCGCTGGGCGTTCCGATTCTAGATACGCTGTTCGCCATCATCCGCCGTGCGTTGATGGGAGTTCCGTTGTTCCGGGCAGATGCGGAGCACATCCATCACCGGCTTATCCTGCTGGGTTTCAGCAAGGCCAGAGCGCTCATCGCCATTTACTCAGTGTGCCTTGTCCTGAGCATCGTGGGTATGAGCATTTTTTGGAGCAAGGGGCTTTCCCTGCCCATTGCCGGAGCCGCGCTGGCAATCTTGGCCCTGGCAGCCGCACGCTACCTTGGCTACGTGAGAAGCTGGCGTGACGTGCGGGCGCAATTCAACGAGGCTCTTTCACGAAGACGAGACATGCTCTACGCGCAAGCCTATGGCCGGGTTCTGGAGTGGGAAGCGGAGCGTTGCAAGGATCCCGAAGAGTTCCTTTCCCTTCTCGCCCTCTGCATCGAGCGGCTGGGCCTCAAACGCCATGCCGAGGCCGATTTCGAAAGCGTGAACCTCTCCCTGGTCACTGGCCTGGTGTGCGTGATTCATGTGCCAAAATCCGCGCAAGCACGGGTGCGCTGGACAGCGGTGGCGGAAAATTTGATCCCTTCACTCAATCGCGCTACGGAGCGGTGGGGTGCCATACAAGGGCTGGTGTTTGCAAGTCCCGCTTCAGCGCCCCCCCAATCCGCGTCTCCCACCCAACAAGAATCCTGCCGCTAA